The segment aacaatctccacacaccagaattcctgaggatgtaggcatcatggctacttcctgggaaccctgccacgacatttaatatgcgcatgtttgcatcacatataatctgcacatttaaggagtggaagtgtttcctatttctaaatattatctccctgcgcacagggggtcttagggcaatatgagtgcagtcaatggccccaaggacattgggtatgccacctaaaagaaaaaagtccctcttaacatcacgccaacctctgggtgatgtggggaaaaaaataaattttctgcaattatcataaagtccatcaataacttttgaaagatgcttagaaagagtggacttatgcaccccagttacaatgccccctgtcacctgaaaggatccagaagccaaaaaatgaagtgcccctagtagtttggtcattccagggacagccctgcttgaatagccctggctttccagcctatcttgcaacagggcatataactgatatattttctccctgttgagcctgaaactttcaaacacctgctgctcattcagggtttctatatccagcctcactctggggatgtcaggcctacgctgtctaacttcagcattgtcagcttctctctcaccctgcattttgaaatatctgttctgaggttaggctaggtgtggtctttttctatagctgtgtgttgcttgttaacatatgtgaaactggtgattgcaatgaataacatgggggggagggcttatcttcatctcatctaatccttaatttaatgaacagtttgaaagtatatacttactcatgacttttatttttgatatgaactataatttcaacatatatgtagttacatatcggaaattcaaagacactgaatgtaattattatatttttcaatttaaatatatcagcctttatcataacagttaaaagtaattattaaaattatatgatttatataggtcaaatatatatatacaattatcatacatatatacatgtaggagaagattattattagataaaattatatttctatatgtattgagattatatatagcatccctgggcaaaggtttcattttgaattggtagatattttatttatttataaaatattttaccaggaaggatacattgagatttctctctttttcaagtacgtcctgggtacacaaaacattgcattgacacaataggtacaataaaataaaaaacaataataatacacgatatatgcacaaaaatttaatatagaaccggtaggaaatatataatcaacaatgacaggtgcattctgttttgagatatgtagagagggatctcttaaaggatattaggcatggggaaggtttaaaagtgtgcgggaggtcgttccataattttggtgcttgcatatatttttatatgcacatacatattgaaatttctatgacaacatgggtgcaaatattcctatacataggaccaataaatgtagcatatataatgttatttgtacattgaaacactcataatttttttgtgatttgcaatttcaatgagaaacaggcctcaaaaagctcttttttcctcctttacacctagttgagctgggggtaatatgtctcaatgtatcgacagcctccgacagtgtattaacggttagcgctttcaatggaaacctggtataatttatcgattaacggcttctattactttctatgggacgcgaaaatcttttcggcagccgaagtccggaagccgatattaaggtataacgcgccattggaaacagtcgttaaacgctattgctttcgacagcatatttaacggtttgcgagtgcacgcaaactgaattacgactcaatggaagcgaggccatatatggctttggtgttgctttttggtaattagaaggctgctaaatgccactgcgcaccacacgtgttttatgcccagcagtgaaggggttaattagggagcatgtagggagcttgtagagttaattttagcttaaagggaccttaaacacttgtcattagggttttgtgtttttttattcataatgtttttttcagtttttaaaatgcaaatccctttttttttattataggtgttctattttttttagtttttttttttacatttatgtgaCTTTCTGACCGCTCTCTGCAGATATGGGTGAAAGTGATGTTGCCAAAACCGGAAGCCTGCTTAGtgctgtgagcgtgcacacatatagacaatgcgctcacagcataactaaaaaactactgctgctataaagtttgcagctattaCCTGCTTCACTGCTAAAGCATATCTTTTGAACCGGTGTTGTGCCGTGAATGGATTCCTCATCGACAATGGTTTCCCTGGCACTCGGCAATCTATGGCGCTCCGCCCCCGCTACATCTACTCCTACTATCCTTGCCCCactcattacaatactattttctaACGCCTCCACATTCTTTGCGCTCCCCCCCGCTGCATCTGATCCCTGCCCTTGCCCTATTCATTCATTGTATATTTTTCATTATACCGTGCGCGTGCACGCACCATGTTTCCCCTatcaacaaatataatataaacattaaaataatgttCCTGAAAAAGCTATCAGCAGCATAAATTAGAATATAAtcatactttatatttatatatatatatatatatataaagtatgattaTATTCTAATTTATGCTGCTGATAGCTTTTTCAGGaacattattttaatgtttatattatatttgttgatAGGGGAAACATGGTGTGTGCACGCGCACGGTATAATGAAAAATATACAATGAATGAATAGGGCAAGGGCAGGGATCAGATGCAGCGGGGCGGAGCGCAAAGAATGTGGAGGCGTtagaaaatagtattgtaatgagtGGGGCAAGGATAGTAGGAGTAGATGTAGCGGGGGCGGAGCGCCATAGATTGCCGAGTGCCGGGGAAACCATTGTCGATGAGGAATCCATTCACGGCACAACACCGGTTCAAAAGATATGCTTTAGCAGTGAAGCAGGtaatagctgcaaactttatagcagcagtagttttttagttatgctgtgagcgcaatgtctatatgtgtgcacgctcacagcaCTAAGCAGGCTTCCGGTTTGGATTTGCAAGGGAGTGCGCATCCAGTCTATATAGACAACGcacgttacaacatggcggctagcaccgcattcagtaggcagtggtttaggggtaatattgagactgaaaaataattgagcagaggctaggtaaataaacaaagtaagcaacaacgtttaaaaccatacaaaaatgtttaaaaaaaaagttaatcacagaaaaaaagatggtgtttaggttccctttaagtgtagtgtagtagacaacccaaagtattgatctaggcccatttttgtatattttatgccaccatttcaccaccaaatgcaatcaaattaaaaaaaacgtaaaatttttcacaattttaggtttctcactgaaatcatttacaaacagcttgtgcaattatggcacaaatggttgtaaatgcttctctgggatcccctttgttcagaaatagcagacatatatgactttggcgttactttctggaaattagaaggctgctaattgctgctgcgcatcacacgtgtattatggttagcagtgaaggggttaattaggtagtttgtagggagcttgcagggttaattttagctttagtgtagagatcagcctcccacctgacacatcagactccctgatccctcccaaacagctcccttccctcccccaccccacaattatccctgccatcttaagtactggcagaaagtctgccagtactaaaataaaaggttttttttaaaaaaacctccctgatcccccccaaaacagctctctaaccctccccatctgccttattggcggccatcttgggtactggcaactgtctgctattatttcacagtcaaaaaagtgttgttttttttaaatgtacactactgttacaccagatatgagtggtggcactgggcaagtgggcacagtatacgctgtgagcctgacacacacgctggcaggcaggcaactgcaattagattacacaggaaaaaaaaaaaaaagcaaactgatgttctagccctaaaaagggctttttggggtgctgtccttacagcagagatcagatgagtccttcaggactgtagtggatactgaatacactagcctagctatagatttccctattaaatcagcagcagctacactgtccctcctctcactaagaatgcagcttccaaatgaatctaaaatggatgctgtccaggaggtgggagcgtctgggagggagtgtgtgctgctgattggctgtaatgtgtctgctgactgtgaggtacagtgtcaaagtttactcaatgatgacgaatagggggcggatcgaacctCGCatactattcgccggcgaactatttgtgacatcactactggGAACATACTCATTAAAAATTCTGTCAAAAAGGGCTTTCACAGACAGTAGGCAAAGGAAGACTGGATTCCATATATATTCTATACATTCTGTAACTTAGATATGTTCAAATGAAGATATATTTGATAATTTACAGTTATTATTGAAgtatattcctttgttttctgtATGTATTGTACAATACTCAATAAAGCTCATTAAAAAGAAATCAGATTTGATAATGGGtgtaaattggaaaatctcttaaaactgcatgtgcaatctgaatcataaatgtttacttctgactttagtgtccctttagcttTTTTAAAGAATAATAGTCAGAATGTGAACATTAAGCCCAGAAACTCTCCATTACTTAGGCACACACCCTTAGCCACTCTCTCACCCTTGTGCACATAAAACCTAGACCTACTCCTACACTTATGCACACACCCTCATGCACTctctcacacttatatacacaaagCCCAGTCACCCTCCTACACTTATTCACCCCCCCACTTATGCACCCACCCCTAATTATGCACACCCCCCAGGcactctctcactcttacatacagtCCAGTCACTCTCCTACACTTATGCACACACTTATGAAATTCTGCAAACACACACCCAGGCACTCTCTCACTTTTATGAATACACATTACAGTCACTCTTACAGTTATGTAAACACCCCCACTTATGCATACACCTCCACTTATGCACACTCCCAGGCACTCACTTAACCTTATGCACATAAAGCCCAGGCACACTCGTCAATTCTAAATACAAAATCCAGGAACACTTTCACTCTTATATATACGGTCACtcctacacttatgcacacatacccAGGCACTTTCTCACTCTTATGTATACACATTAGAGTCACTCctacacttatgcacacacacccaggcactctctctctctctctctctctcaggtttattgtcaaaatttacagactttcagctgtttgcaatgaacaaatcaaacaaaagcaattgaaatagttaaacacaacaaatgcttcaattggtttccccaaattcaacagaaaatgcaacttttaatgaattctgcagtcttaaaattattcaaccccttcacgGCAAGAATATTTAGTACTTAGTAGAACAcctttttgctgttatgacctgctgcaaactagATGCATAgctagacaccagcttctggcagcgttcctaaGTAATCTTAGCCTATTCCTCAGGAACAGTAgcatccagttcagtaatattcttgggtttgcgtgctgcaaccgctttcttcaaatcccaccagagattttgtATGGGGTTCAAgttaggtgactgtgatggccactgcagaatcttccaggacttctgcaAACAAGCCTTTGTGGAATttaaggtatgcttgggatcattgtcctgtttgaAGGTCCAAGGACACCAAAGCTTCAGCGTTCTCAAAGacagcatgacgttttctcctagaaTTTCCTTATACTTCactgaatccatcttgccttccatacgctgcaggtttccagtgccagaggatgcaaagcagccccagagcatcactgagccaccaccACTCTTAActataggcagagtgttcttttcagtgtgTGCTTCATTCtacttcctccagacataccactCATCCATTGGGCGGAAaagtttcagttttgtttcatcgctccacagaacagaatcccaaagcttctctggcttatttatatgatttggagcatattggagctgacttttcttgtgcttttgggtcagtagtggtgtatgaCTTGTAGTTCTagcatggaaaccttctgtgtttagtatgcgccttactgtgcaaaatgaaacctcagtgcctgttgctacCAAATCTTGCTGCagttcttttgcagtcactcaaggggtTTTCTCaatctgccttctcagaaatctggttgcagccattgatagcttcctttttctgccccgtccTGGTAGTGTAacaactgttcctttaacttttaacTTGAGAACTTTGCTTCCAACTgtatctctaggaacattcagtgcctttgctatctttttgtatcctgtttcttgtttgtgaagggcaataatcccttctcttaactttttggagcattcttttgacttagccatatttctaatatGCAGTCAAACGTTATACTTAAGATACCCCTAGCCAGTTCCGATATTTCatatgttctagctcaagcacacctggtgcaaatAATGAAGCCCATGATTAGTTGCATCAGGGGTGCCTGTAAAAACACCtgctttgcatatttgtgctgttgtgagggattctactcagggggttgaataattttgagactgcagaattcattaaaataaCTCATtgggtagttcattaacaaatctaaacaggcCAGAAGGCTTATTTTCCCACAGAAATCATCTGAATTATATTGTTTCCAATGcatcaaaggattctgggtaagatatgcaaatgaggttcacaatgactcacttttttacttcaagtctgcttttacgcagactccctttacgccaaagcttcactgttcacacagcttataagcttagctagggtttgtgcagtgattcagaaccatcccaggacagcctgtttcgtggtgtttgccactcatcagcttggattttgaatcactgctgggtgaagttgatttctgggcaaaatgCAACAACATTTATAATTAGGGGAAGGcaaaaaattagtttaaaatccttcactacacacaaaatatagagaaaataactcatggAGTAGTTCATTAACAagtcttctggcctgtctagatttgttaatgaactacacaatgagttattttctctatattttgcgcgtagtggaggattttaaactcactttttgccttcccctaattttaaatgttgttgtattttgcccagaaatatatttcacccagcagtgattcaaaccttctcccagctgatgaggggCAAACACCACAaaacaggctgtcctgggatggttctgaaacactgcactaaccctagctaagcttataagatgtgtgaacagcgatgctttagAGTAAAGGGAGTCTgctaaaagcagacttgaagtaaaaaagtctGTCATTgcgaacctaatttgcatataccttacccagaatcctttgctgcattggaaacaatgtaattcagaagttttctgtgggaaaatcaagccttctggcctgtctagatttgttaatgaactaaacaatgagttattttctctatattgtgTGCGTAGTGGTggattttaaactaattttttgcttccccctaattttaaatgttgttatatatacatctttagagatgttgatatatgtatgtatgtctatgttaaatcccttcgcttgcctcatacctttgagcccttataacttttgtgtgaatttttttaaaataatttttattagatggtgttattagaagtgtaactgtacttttgtaatgtatttttgatgcattttgtgcaacttttatgtttaacGCTAACCTGATGAGTGGTAACTTTATTTGTGCTCAAGCGATATTGTTTACTTGTGAAATAGCAAACAAAGTGGTAGTGTGCACATAAATAGGGGTACGCACATTTGGAGAAAGCACCCTGATGTGCTTATAGTAGCAGGCTAATATCTTAAGGTATACCAGCTCACCAACTCCTGGTGTCAGGAACTGCCAAGGAATCCTTAAGGAATTACCAGGTATGTCAAGCTGTATAAATCAGACATTATCGTACTActattaaaaataacaattattttattaaaagttgGTAAAAACAAAGTAGTGAATGCCATGGGGCACACAGGAATCTCCCCTTAATATGCAACGCATTTCTTGGCTATACACacagccatttcatcaggcatagtaGACCATGGTCATCCGGTCTTTTGAATAAGGCATGAACCAATAAAAATCGTCCATCCAACTCTCAGGGTGTAAACATCCATATTAACCCATAATGAAGGTAACAGTAATGCCaaacatatcaaatatacacacatatccataaaaaataaataaaaacataaccatatacatatccatctgATCCCAAATACCCTAGTGCATATATACCGTCcactataaacatatatttataaccaTCGTTAATAAAGATATAAATCTCTCATGCAGCTATACTAgatcaattaaaaaaactaaaataagtgAATAGATATATATCCAAAAGTGAAAACCCCTTAACGGGTATAATGAACAGATAGAAAGCAATGGTTAACCTGTAGATATCAACGCGGATAAAAATTCTAATTCCATTCTGTGTATACTTCCTGGTTAGCGTTGTAAGAATCACATGACCAGTCTCCGTCCAATACGAGAGAATTAAGATACCAAACTAACCGTGTAATAAAAGATACATCTATCATAGTGATGTGTAGGTTGTAACAAAATTAAGTTATATACTAAAAGGACTTGTGGCTTATATCAAAGATTAAAGAGGAATCATTGTGTTAAGTACAGTGCTCATCAGAAGAACCAAACTAAGGTAAGTGTCCTGTTTGACTCTCAAAAATGTAATGTTTATGTCAAATGAACCTCTAAGTCGTTCATTATCAAATATCTCacaaataaatactattataaTAGTTAATAAATAAAGTCTAAAATAATGAATCAATGTGTCATAGAAAAAGGGGAAAAAcaattataatatttataaatatatgtaatatcgtttactttcaactcgcaaaACCTGCACAATTTGACCTGCGTGAAAAcgattgtgctccactcataatctggcgtaTAACCATTTTTTAAAAACAGCTAAAACTGTCCATAGCAATCCATTTACCTGAGGATGATTGATGGTAATGGAATAAGTATTGAATAAAGTAACCTAATTTGAGCTCAGAATTGGTGTAATGCTTCAGGCTCAATATTATCTAAAGATCCAGTAGAAGAGTAAAGCTCTGCATGTTTCCAAATATCATGAAGGCAGTCTGCCAAAATTATCTGCTTTTAAATTATCATGGAGGCCCAAAAAAATGAGGTTCCCTGCCCCAAATTATTATCCATTGAGTTTATGTGCATCAAACATTTGAAGGAAATTTGTATTTCTCAGGATCCACTACAAGGGCAGATTttgaggacatctgcactagatcacagataaaaaaaaatcagctgtTCAGTAACCACAGTTAGTAACTTGAAGAACCCTACCATACAGGATATGCTTATAGAAAAAACAAGGACACCCTAACTTATATCAAGAGAACTTGTGAATAAAAGCACACAATGATgtctaataataatttaaaaaaatgtactgtatatgatacatagggccccatttattaaatgcCGGATGGACATGGTTAGATATCACAAACCTCATTCCACTGGCATCAAGGCTAGTGGGCAGCATCtactgcccacatttaacattgtacagcCACACACCCTACTCTAGCACGATTAGTTCATCAGAGTGTATCAAAATTATTTAGCTTTATGAACCTTGAGGTGGCAAACAGGCAAAGTATCTGCAATCTTCACTAGTGTTTCAGACCCCAAAGCTGCATCTACAGTTTTATGCATGCAGATAGCTAcatagcttttttttgtttcaatattatCTAACTATTCTTTTCATCATGGGCAATTTAcaacatgcatgtgtatgtgtgtgcgtatgcatgtatgcatgccTGTGTGTATGTTTTCCGGTAAATAGCCCATCGTACTGTATAACTTAGATCTATGTCTGACCTTCAGGCAGCCCATGCAGTCTTGGTTTTCAAGTGATAACTAAGACTTGCTGTTCCTGGGCTGCAGGCAACTGTCTTCTTATAGTAATATAGCGTGATCAGTGTTTCGTTACCATATGTAGACAGATTGCAAGATTGTTACAGTTGGTGTCAATCTCCTCTGGTGCTGGTGGGAGGTGTTGTAGAAAAGGTGGGAGATAGGTGGGTGGCCTTGCAGCCGAGGGGGAGAAAATGAGGGGGGAGGgacgctacactacaaaaaaaatgggTAATGAGAGGGCTCCCTATATAACGATTGTAGGATGGGGGGAcccatacactacagaaaaaaatacctataaactgggtactggcagacagccagtaCCTAAGTTGAACGCCACTAGTGGGATGGGAGTagttttagagagctgtttggcagagatcactacactgcagaaaattaaataataattgcaATAGAAATTACAAAAAAAGCCCTAAATTGCATACTGGCAGAGTGTCCCCCCCTCCTCACTTTCCCCCTATCTaccttcccttagcgccttgagaccctcacgggtgattagtttgcgctctataagtacccaatagatagatagaactaagatggtggt is part of the Bombina bombina isolate aBomBom1 chromosome 6, aBomBom1.pri, whole genome shotgun sequence genome and harbors:
- the LOC128664983 gene encoding putative nuclease HARBI1 → MTKLLGALHFLASGSFQVTGGIVTGVHKSTLSKHLSKVIDGLYDNCRKFIFFPTSPRGWRDVKRDFFLLGGIPNVLGAIDCTHIALRPPVRREIIFRNRKHFHSLNVQIICDANMRILNVVAGFPGSSHDAYILRNSGVWRLFETNQMPEGHLLADSAYPLKKWIWTPLKENQVVGPAELRYNEAHIRTRAIIERLFGVLKMRFRCLDRSGGDLQFSPEKAIKIIVACCCLHNMAQEHGMLNDLLPTPQPPGEIFEPDVINHPQPLNAHLERSATIQEFFSD